AACGCGGGTATGGCCATTATCGAAAGTAGCATTCCAGTAAATTTTATCGGCCTTGCCATCGCCATTCACATCAGCGAAATTGTAAATAGTAGTGGTGCCGGCGCTGGTGCCTTCGGGATTGTCAATGGCTGTGGCGCTGAAGTTGCCGCCGCCTGTTGCCAGGTAAACGAGGGTATGACCGGAGTTGAGCGTGGGGTTCCAGCGAACCTCATCTGCTTTGCCATCGCCATCGATATCTGCATAATAATAGCGGGTAGTAGAAGATGTGGAAGCACCCGCAGCATGGGTAATAGCGGTTGAGGCAAAGGTACCATCGCCATTGGAAAGGAACACTCTTGGTTTGCCGCTGTCAAATGTATAGTTCCAGTAAATTTTGTCGGCATCGCCGTCGCCATCAACGTCAGCAAAGAAATAATCGGTGGCCGAACTGGCGCTGATGCCATTGGCATCGGTATGGGCGCCACCAAAGATACCGGGTACATAGGAAGCCATTACCGGCCAGTGGTCGGATGGCCAGAGCGTTTGTCCGTTTACGGTAAAGCTTTTGGTGATTACGCTGGAGCTGGTGAAGGCCATGTTGCGGGTGCTGAGCAGCCAGTCGATCTTATGGTCGCCGGTGGCATCCCAGCCATGGAAGGTAGGATCGCCGCTGCTATCGAACAAGGCATCAACCATGTTGAGGCCGCTGGCATCTTTAATAATACCTATTTCGGCAGTGCCGGGTTGGGCGTTAAAGTCGCCAATACAAATAACCGGCAGGTTGGCGGTGTTATTGTTATTGATGTTCAGTAATACCGTATCGGCATCGAGCTGACGTTCTGCAGAGCTTACAGTTGTCCAGTGGCTGTTCACCACAAAGTAGCTGTTGGCCGTGTTGAGCTTGTCCTGCAGCACCACCCATTTGCCGCTGCGGAATTCTGATGTTTGCATTGTGAAATTGCCCGCGCTGGTACGGGTAAACCGGCTGTTCTTATAATAGATCGTTTTGGGTGAACCGTTAGCGGGACCGGTTTTGTAATAACCATAACCGGCTGCTGTTAGTTGGGTATTGAACCAGGTCTCGATGCTGTCAACCGCAATTTCCTGCAGGCCCAGGACATCTATATCGTTATCGAGGATGATCTGCAGACAATAGTCCTTACGAACATACTGCGAGAACGGATCAGTGGGATCGTCGTTTCTGACGTTAAACGACATCACCTTGATGGGGTCCATGCCGGAAAGGGTAGCCGAGGCCACCGCTGCCCGGGCATTGGGTTTGGAGGAAACGGCGGCGGGTTGGTTGGCCTGCGTTTCAAACCGGGCCTTTTTACAGGCTGCAAAGCCAATGACAAGCATAAGAAGCCCGGCCAGGATCATGCCCGGCTGACTTAAATAATCTTTTTTCATCTTGACAAAGTTTTAGTTGGTAGTTGTTTGTGTTTGATTTATGGAAATGATTAATCCATTATTGGTTGACAATAATTAAAATATAGGGGAATGAATAAAAACGGGCGGTTCGAACCTGGTGTGTTTCCGGCTATAATTAAAGAGAACGTGCAGCACTTGTGAAACAAAAATAACTGTAATTAAAGTTAAGTAAACTGCTGGTAAGTATAAATTTAATTAAATTAAAGTTATGGACATGAAAATATAAAGATTAATTAATAGAGTTGCCAGACGGCAGACATAGAAGGCAGTAGGCTCCCGATAGCTTTCGGGATTCAGTGGGGAAGGCAAAGGGCAAAGGGTAAAAGGCAAAGGGCAAAGGGCAAAAGGCAAAGGCCTCATCGCGGCAATGAAGAACTCAAAACTGAGAACTCAAAACTGAGAACTCTGAACTCTGAACTCTGAACTCTGAACTGAGAACTGGAAACCGGTATCTGGTAACCGGTTCCAGTTGCAGGTTTATTAAGAAGGAGTATTTTCAGTAGTATCATCATTCTTAAACCAACTCAACGCGCCGGTAGGGCATTTATCTACCTGCGCTTTTATTGTTTCGGAATCGGCGCCGGTGATGGTGACCCAGGGTTTTGTTTTCAGGTTGAACACCTTGGGTAATTGGGTTACGCAGCGGCCGGAGTGTTTGCAGAGCTCGGGTTTCCAAACCACGGTAATATCGCCGTTGGTGTATTTGATCTTCTTATCAACATCCTCATCGTGATACACATAGCTGCGCACTTTGATGTTCCCTTCCAATATTTTCGAAACGGGGCATTGCGCCGCAATTTCCAGCAGCCTGTTCTTTTGCTCTGGATCGGTTCCTTCGGGTAGCACTACATCGCGGTCGAGGTAAGTGGTCAGGATGTCGTTTTCCTTTGTCTGCCACATGTTCACATTCACTTTAATTACCGGAATGTCCCAGCCTTTTCTATCGATATACATGCGCAGGGTCACCAGGGTACAACTGGCCAGTGATGACAATAATAGGGTATAAGGATCGGGGCCGGTGTCCTGGCCGCCTTGTTTTTCCGGTTCATCGGCAATGAACTGGCCATTGCGCCACTCAATAACATGCTGGTATTTGGTGGTGCCGATGGTGCCCTGAACCGGTTTTTGCAATTTATATTCCATTTGATAGCTTTTAATTTTCCCAGTAATCAATTGCTGCAAAGTCGTTATTTTTTGCAAATAACGCATTAAGAAATTGTAAGTATCTATCCCACTTAAATGTTTATAAGGATGGCGCAGGATGGTTGCGCAAGCTGAATTGGGTAATTTAAGCGATACCAAACGATTGAACCATCTATGAAAAAATTGTATGCTGCAGCGGCGCTCTGCCTGCTGCTGACCGGGTTTGCCACACCCGCTTTTAGTAAGATCTATTATGTTGCCACCAATGGCAACGATACCAATGCCGGCGCCATCGGTACTCCCTTCCTCACTATTCAACGGGCACAAACTTCCGCCGCAGCAGGCGATACGGTGTACATACGGGGAGGTACCTACGTAATGACCACCGCACAGATTGCCCAGTATTCCGGCATCTGGGCCTATGTTACCCTGCTTAATAAAAGCGGCACCAGCAACAACCGTATCAAATACTGGAACTATCCCAACGAAAAGCCGGTGTTTAATTATTCGGGCATCAATCCCGCGGGTTTTCGCATCAATGCCTTTGAGGTGACCGGTTCGTGGATCCATATCAGGGGGATTGAAGTGGTGGGCGTACAGGTAAATATTACCACGCATACCCAGAGTGAGTGCTTTGAGAACACGGGCAGCAATAACATTTATGAACAACTGAGTATGCACGATGGGAAGGCTATTGGGTTTTATTTAACCAAAGGAGGAAACAACCTGATCCTGAATTGCGATGCCTATAACAACTGGGACAATGTTTCTGAAAACAAGCTGGGCGGCAATACAGACGGATTTGGCTGTCACCCCAACAACGACCTGGTAGGGTACACCAATAATGTGTTCAGGGGCTGCCGGGCCTGGTTTAACAGTGACGATGGCTTTGATTTAATCAACGCTTTTGAAGCGGTGACCATCGAAAACTGCTGGAGCTTTTACAATGGGTATTCTACTTCCTTTGCCAGTTTGGGGGATGGGAATGGCTTTAAAGGAGGCGGTTTTGGCGTTACCGATTTCAGTAACCTGCCGGCTACTATTCCCCGTCACAATATTCGTTTTTGTTTAGCCGTGCGGAACAAATCAGCGGGTTTTTATGCCAATCACCACCTGGGCGGCAACAACTGGTATAATAACTCGGCGTATTTGAATGCCGTAAATTACAATATGCTGAACCGGAGCGCCGATCATACGACTGATGTTCCGGGTTATGATCATAACCTGAAGAACAACCTGGGCTGGGGCGCCCGCAGTTCCGAGGTGAGCAACCTGGATAATGCTGCCAGCGATGTGAGTTTTAATTATTTTACGTTACCGGTAACCGTGAACAGTTCAGATTTTCTGAGTACAGATCAAAGTCTGCTTACGGCAGCCCGCCAGGCAGATGGCAGTTTGCCTGCCGATAATTTTATGCGGCTGGTCACCGGAAGTGATTGTATCAATAAAGGCACTAATATCGGTTTTGCATATAATGGTTCGGCGCCCGACCTGGGATGTTTTGAATCATCGGTAACAACAGCCACTACCTTATCGGAAGTTATAACATCCCATGAAGTAGTTACGAAATTATCTGTTTTTCCCAATCCGGTAGGGGAGACTTTTACTGCCAGGTATCTGCTCACCAAACCGGTTAAGGTGAACCTGGGTTTGTATGATGCAACCGGTTCATTGGTGGCGGTACTGCTGGAGCAAAAACAGGAAGCCGGTACCTACACTTTACCCATTGAGAAAAACTATTTAAAAACAGCAGGCGTTTATTTTCTTAAGCTGCGCATGGGTGATAAAACGGAAACGGTAACGTTGTTGAGGTAGTTTGCAGGTGCATTCCAATCAAATAAATTGCCTGTTTCAAATATGTTATAATTTTAATATAGATTGCGTGTTTTTAAAAGATTTTGTAGCTTAGAACACTTCATGAAAAAGGCATTATTATTACCTGTATTGGTTTGCATGCTGCTTTTAGGCAGTTGCGCCAGGTTCGATAACGATCTGTTTGACTCCATCAACAAGAATGATATTGGCAGTGTAGACCATATGCTGAGAATGGGCAAGGTTGATGTGAATAAGAAAGATGCGGAAGGCCGCACCCCTTTATTGGTGGCCGCCGCCCTGGGCGAAAAAGACATGGTGCATTTGCTGATAACCAATGGCGCACATGTGGAAGACAAAGACAAATCCGGTGAAACGGCTCTGTCTATTGCTGCTATGAAAGGGCACACCGAAGCCGCTCATGTGCTGGTGGAAAATAAGGCAAACGTAAATACCGTAAACAAGGATGAGGTTACCCCGCTGATGTATGCCGCCAACCATGGCTTTCATGACATTGTTTCGCTGTTATTAAACAACGATGCGAAGGTTAATATAGAAAGCAGGGAAAAACTAACCCCGCTTGTATATGCCTGTAACAATAATCATAAAGAGATTGCCAGCCTGCTGATAACGCATGATGCCGATGTGAATTTCCTGATGCATGATAGTGAAACCATCTTAATGACGCTTGCAGCGAAAGGCTATGCAGACCTGGCCCGGTTGTTAATTGATAATGGTGCGCAGGTAAATACGCAAACCACTTATAAAGCCACCGCATTAATGGCTGCCTGCCGTAACCGCCATCCCGAGGTAGTAAAAGTATTGCTGGCTGCCAATGCCGATCCAAACATCAAGGATGAAAATGGAGAGACCGCGTTGGATCATGCTAAAAGGGCAGGAGACCAGGAGAGTGTGGCGTTGTTGCAAAAGGCCCTTCTGCGCTAAAGCTACGGCGGGCGAAGCAGAGAGATGAAAAAGAGGGAAGAAATATTGAATATTTAATTGCCGATTTCCAACAGGCACCAGAATAAAGCAAAAGCATCCCGATGCATCGGGATGCTTTTGCTTTATAATACTTATCACTCCCCCTTTAGGGGGCCGGGGGTTTAATAAATTCTCGTCATCAATCCGGAACCATTTCCCGAGCCACCACTTCCAGTGATAGTTATATGGCCGGTATTGCCATTGCCATCGTAGCCCCAGGCTTTGTTGTTGGTAGCTGTGCAATTGGTAACGGTATGGGGTACGCTTTGTCCGGCGCTGCCCAGTTTGAAACCATTGCCATCGCCATCGGTGCCATAGCCATTGTTAGAGGCAGTGCAACCGGTAATGGTAACGGTGGAAGGTTGGCCGTACAGGTCCCAGCCATCATCGGAGTTGTGGTTGCTTACGCAGCTTTGGAACTTGTTGTTGGCGCCGCCTGATAATTTACAGGCAAAGCCATCGGCATTTTCACCACCATTGGCTGGATCGTAGTTCTCATTCGATTTGCAGGAAAGAATGTAGTCGTCGTGAGCACTGTTATACACCTGCAAACCGGTGTCGTGATTACCGGTAGTGGTAACATTATTACAGTAGTTGTTACCGCCAGTCTGGAATACCAGGCCGGCATCGGGCGCATTCTTGATCACCATATTGGTGATGTTCCAGTAGCTGCCATTGCATTTTACACCCCAGCTGCCGCTTGGCTGGCCGGAGCAATCGAGGGTGCCTCCTGTAAAGTTGATCTTGGAGCTGGAGGTGCCGCTGTTGAGCAATTGCAGGGTAGATGTTAGCTTAATAGTACCGCTAACCGTAATAATATCACCGGCTTTCGCATTGGCGATGGCTGTTTTTAAAGCCGATTCGGTTGTAACGGTAGTGCTTGTTTCAGCAGAGGCGGAGCGGTCTGATGGATCTGATGGCAGTTCGTGGTTTTTTGCGCAACCGGCAAAAAGGATAACTAGCGCCGCCAGGGCGCTGAGATTTTTTTTCATACTTTAAGGCAAGTTTAATCGTTAAAAAAAATGTTCGCTGCTAAATTTAAAGCTTGTACCTAGTTGTTAGCGTTAGCTTTTAACATTAATTTGTGCAAACGATACCGGTAACGATTGCAGCTGCTTTAATAATAGTAAAAACCACATTTGTAAACAACTGCAAGCCTCAGGCTGCAAGCAATATACCTCTGCGCGGCATGAAAGGCAGAAGGCAGAGAACAATGGCCAACAGGCAATAAGCAATAGGCAAAGGTTGCCGGCTGTGCAACATCGCTTATAGGATTTAAAGCTCGCGAGCCATTGACAATTGTCTATTGCTAATTGATCAGAACTCCTTCCCATCTATATTATATAAATTATAATCAGTCATAGGCGCATCGGTGTAGCCCAGGTTTCTGCCTATGGTTATTACCTGGCCCCGGTGATAGGTGCTGTGGTTGGCCACCTGTACGATGTATTCAAAATTCCTGAAGTCGCAGCTGAACCAGGGGCTTTCAATAAAGGTCCTTTCCTGTACGGTTTCATCGGTCATGGTACTGATGTGGGTAGCCAGTTCACCGGATGTTTTCAACAGGACGTCAAATACATCCTGCAGGGTGCCGGTGAATTCGCTGTAGGGCTGCTGGTCCTGCTTTTTGATTATGGAGAGCCAGTAACGTTCTGTTTGCCAGATGTGCAGCAGCGTCAGCTTTATACTGGGAAAGCTGCTGGCCACTTCCTGTTCCAGTTCGGCGGCGGGTTTGCTTTTCAGCCATCTTACCAGGGTGGTGTTGGCCCACAGGTTATAATTCGCATAGTTCTTCATTAAATAGGCTATTGCTGTGTCTGTTGGGGTGGCCGGGGCCATGTATTGGGTTGTCATAATTGTATTTTTTATTGGTACAAAGTAAAACAGGGGTAGTGACAACGGTATGTCAGGAGGGGGAAGAAATACTGCCTACTGCCTTTGTTTGCCGTTTGCCAGGCGCCGGAACTTCCCGTTTTTATATTTAAGAAATGTATATTATCTTGTCAGCTAATCATTATATCTATGAAATCCATTAGTTTAATCCTGGTTGCCCTCGTGTCTTTTATGGTACAGGGTTATGGTCAGGCTGCCGCTGGGCAGGAGTATGGGGAAGACATCAGATCCTGGTTGAAGCTGGGTGAACACAAGGTTGACCTTATGGCTGTAAAGCAATCGCTCACCCCCCGGCAGGTTGAGCTGAGTAACAAGGTGATGAAGGCCATGCAAAGAAACGCAGCCTGGGTGCGCGACTCCCTTCCAAATGTTACCGATTCTTCAGTTATCTACGCAAAGTTTGGCTTATCAAAAGCGGAATTTGATGAATACCTCCTTTCCGGCGAAAAAAAGAGTACGCCCGAGCTGGTAAAAACCGGGGAAGAAACCCTGACAATTACCCGCAAGAAAAATAGCCTCGTTTTTACCGGTACAGGCAAGTTGAAAGTACTTGACTCATTACGGTTCAATACGGCGCTGAACGAACCACTGTACAACAGCAAGGAGCTGGAGTTGAGTAATAAAGCAGGTGTTGATAATAGTGACAATCCTTTTAAAAGCCCCTGGAACGGCTACCATTTTTCCTACGAGCATTATGGCGATGTAATGGACAATGATCCCAAAAACTTGACCGCACAAACCATTACGTTTGATGTGGGCCAGATCAAAGACAGCGGCAATACCATTGTTATGTTCATGCTCATGAATTTTGAGAACGGCAAGATGGTGCAAAACTCAACCGTTATTTGTATGTTTAAATAGCGGGGTAACAGTAATATAACATTCTACAATAATATTGGGTATATTTTTCCAAACCCCAATCTTTTTGATCATTTCAGTCAAAAGGATTGGGGTTTGAGTATTTTATTACACATAACCACGGTCAGTTTTTGTTAATAACCTCATTATATTGTAATAAACTATATATTAAGATTGAGGCTTATCATTTGCATAATGGTGTGGGGTTCCATGCATAACCTTTTGGAGATTGACCACTAAATTCTTTTGAGTGATAGAACATGAGTTGCTTCGATTGGGGGATATTTAGTTTTTCCATTTCAACTATTAACGATTTGCTACTAACATTTCACAAACTGTTTTCGTGTTTGTTAGGGCAACTTTTATTGCTTAAACAAAATAAGAACGTGTATGCAACGATCGACTTATGTGGTAATTATGGCTGGTGGTATAGGCTCCCGTTTTTGGCCGGTAAGCAGAACAGATTATCCCAAACAATTTCTTGATATCCTGGGTACCGGAGAAACACTGATCCAGCAAACATTCCGCCGGTTTGAGCGGCTGGCGCCACTGGAAAATATTTATGTAGTTACTTCCACAGATTATACCGGTATTGTAGAGAAGCAATTACCGCTGATGCCTAAGGAAAATATCTTAAGTGAGCCCGACAGAAAAAATACGGCTCCCTGTATAGCGTACGCTTCCTTTAAAATATTGCAAAGAGACGCCAACGCTTCAATTATCGTAGCGCCGGCCGATCACCTGATCCTCGATCAGCAGGAGTTTGAAGCTGTTTGTACAAAAGGATTGGATTTTGTTGAAACACATGAAGCACTCCTAACTATTGGAATTAAGCCATCTTACCCAAATACTGGGTATGGATATATACAGTTCAACAAAGAGGCAGGTAAAGATGGGGTTCACCGGGTAATTACGTTCACTGAGAAACCGGATGCGCAACGCGCGGCAAATTTTGTAAGTAGTGGGGAATACCTGTGGAACTCAGGCATTTTTGTGTGGAAGGCCAGATCAATTATAAATGCAATTGAAAAATATCTCGGCGATCTGTATCAGCTATTTAAAGAAAAACAAAACTGGCTTGGAACAAGTTTTGAGAAGTTAATGATCGCTGATATCTATGCAGTGTGCGAAAATGTGTCGATCGATGTTGCTGTAATGGAAAAGGCAAACAACGTATACATCATCCCGGCATCGTTCAGATGGAGTGATTTGGGCACCTGGAACAGTGCATGGGAAAACATGGGTAAAGATGTACGTAATAACGCGGTGGCCGGCAATAGTGTACTGACAATAGATACTACCCAATGTGTGGTACATGCGTCGAACGAAAAACTGGTAGTGTTACAGGGCCTGCATAATTATATAGTAGTTGATACAAAGGATGCGCTGTTGATATGCCAGAAAGAAAAAGAGCAGGATATAAAGCAATACGTGAATGAGGTAAAGAAGTTGAAAGGAGAACGCTACTTATATTCTGTTAAGAACAATATAAAACCGGCACCCGCAGGAGTTGAACAGATTTCTTAAGTAGAATGGTTTGAGTGCTGAAAATCATAAAAAAACAATAGTTATCCACAGGTTGCACATAAAAATAATATGCTATTCGCTGATAATGTGCAAGCTTTTTGATAAACATACCTGACCTTAACGAAACCACCTTAGGCTTGCCATTAAAAAACTCCCTGCCTCTGGCGCCTGATTGTATGGGGATTTTCCCCAGGTAGCTGAAATGCTTAACAAGCAAAATTAAATAACATATATGGGTTATAGGAATATAACGCAGCCATTCACGTGGCGTGCACTACACAGTTTTTGGCTTTTATTAATCATCCTGGTGAGTGCTTCGTGCACCAATACCAGGAAGGCCACTTATTTCTCTGGCCAGCAAACGGGTACATTTCAACCCCCCGCCATGCCCAAACCAATAATACAAAACAACGACCTGTTAAGTATAACAGTAAGCAGTTTGAACCCTGAAGCATCCGCAGTATTCAATACACCGGGAGGGGCTAATAATACTAATAGTAGTAATGCTCAGCCAACTGCTACCACTACAACGGCAACCGGATACTTGGTGGATGGAGAAGGCAATATTCAATTTCCTTTTTTAGGAACTGTTAAAGCGGTTGGGATGACAAAAGAGGAGTTGAAAGATAAACTTACCAAATCGCTGGTTGATAAAAAGCTGTTGGTGGACCCCATTATCACAGTTCGCTTCCTAAACTTTAAAGTTACCGTACTCGGTGAAGTAGCGCATCCTACGGTGGTAACAGTTCCCAGTGAAAGTATCACGCTGCTGGAAGCACTGGGGCTGGCAGGTGATTTGACTATTTATGCGCAACGAGACAATGTATTGGTGATCCGGGATGAAGATGGTAAAAAAGTTACCCATCGTTTAAACCTTAATAATACAGAATTATTTTCTTCCCCATACTATTACCTGAAGTCGAATGACGTGGTGTATGTGGAACCAAATAAAGCAAAGGTGGCCAGCACCAGCCGTTCGCAAATGTGGATCCCAATCATATTAAGTGCCTTATCGTTAGGAGTAATAGTAGTAGATCGCGTAACAAGATAAAAAATATTATATGCAAGTGACACACAAAAACGGACTCGAGATGGAGAGCAAGGAAACCAGCGCTGCCCAGCTGTGGAACCGTTATGTTTCGTACTGGCCCTGGTTTGTCTTTCTGTTGTTACTGGCAGTTGGCGGGGCTTGCCTGTATATGCGGTATGCTATTCCAAAGTATGAATCCACCGCCCGGTTGTTAATTAAAGATGAAAAGAAAGGAGTAGAAGATTCAAAAGGGTTGGAATCACTCAACCTGATCTCTACCAAAAAGATCCTGGAAAATGAAATTGAGGTGTTATCGAGCCGCACCCTGGTAAAGGAAGTGGTAAACGATTTACAACTGTATGCGCCCGTATTTGAAGAAAGAAAGATCAATTCCTGGCTGGAATCAAACACAGCCTGGCTTACAAAAAAAGGCGTGGCGCCCGGCGGACTGCCCGCCTATACAACTTCACCGATAATTGTGAAGCTAAAAAGTCCGGACAGCCTGCGGGAAGTAAAGAAAGTACCATTTGTGTATGACAGGGCCCAACAGAAAGTAGTGTTGGGTACAGAAGGGTATGCCTTGAATGAATGGGTGGAAACCCCGTATGGTACGCTGCAATTTGTACGCAATCCCCGGTTGGAAGATTCGACCTATTCACCAAACGGACAATTCTATTTTTCTTTACAACAACCCAAAAAAGCAATAGCAGATATTCAGAACCGGTTAGTAATTGCATCGGCCAGTAAATTATCGTCCATTCTCAACCTCACTATTCGCGATGAAGTGCCCGAACGCGGGGAAGACATCCTGAATTCATTGCTCACGGCCTATAATGTGGCCATGCTGAAAGATAAAAACACCCTGGCTTCCAATACGCTTAAGTTTGTGGAAGACAGGTTGAACCACGTATCACGTGATCTGAGTGGCATTGAAAAAAAGATTGAAAGTTATAAATCATCAGAACAGGCAGTAGATGTAAGCGAGCAGGGTAAACTGTTCCTGGAAAATGTAAGCGCCAACGACCAGAAGTTAAGTGAGATAGATATGAAACTGGCCGCGCTTGACCAGGTAGAGCATTATGTAAAGGCAAAAGATGACAACAGCAGCATAGCACCTTCTACCTTAGGGGTAACTGACCCGGTGTTGTCGAGCCTGTTGGATAAATTATATGAAAAGGAGCTGGAATACGAAAAGAAGAAATCAACTACCGGTGAAGGTAACCCATTACTGACTTCAGTAGCTGACCAGATCAACCGGATAAAAC
The Niastella koreensis GR20-10 genome window above contains:
- a CDS encoding GumC family protein, whose translation is MQVTHKNGLEMESKETSAAQLWNRYVSYWPWFVFLLLLAVGGACLYMRYAIPKYESTARLLIKDEKKGVEDSKGLESLNLISTKKILENEIEVLSSRTLVKEVVNDLQLYAPVFEERKINSWLESNTAWLTKKGVAPGGLPAYTTSPIIVKLKSPDSLREVKKVPFVYDRAQQKVVLGTEGYALNEWVETPYGTLQFVRNPRLEDSTYSPNGQFYFSLQQPKKAIADIQNRLVIASASKLSSILNLTIRDEVPERGEDILNSLLTAYNVAMLKDKNTLASNTLKFVEDRLNHVSRDLSGIEKKIESYKSSEQAVDVSEQGKLFLENVSANDQKLSEIDMKLAALDQVEHYVKAKDDNSSIAPSTLGVTDPVLSSLLDKLYEKELEYEKKKSTTGEGNPLLTSVADQINRIKPGILENIQNQRRNLQASKTNLASTNNSYTSVLQTIPKKERDLIEISRQQNTMQSIYAFLLQKKEETALSYAANVSDSRVVDHASTTVAPVSPKMPIVFAIAIVVAMAFFVIWVTLKELFTRKIMYRQDIERLTSHPVIAEISKSKEKNPIVIGSNNRTFVAEQFRKLRVALNYLGINTTHKKVLVTSGISGEGKSFIATNLALSMALTGKKVVLLEMDLHSPAISENVGIDREVGMSSYLLGTREPEEIIKRTELNDNLFFIPAGPLSGNPTELLMSNKLPELLNYLEAIFDYIIIDSAPVAPVTDAYIISPLCDATLYVIRHRHTPKVLVEQIDKNSKVNILKNMAIVFNGIRPRGFGKHHYGYGYGYGDGYVYKENRSKKKSFKPI